A stretch of the Primulina huaijiensis isolate GDHJ02 unplaced genomic scaffold, ASM1229523v2 scaffold24481, whole genome shotgun sequence genome encodes the following:
- the LOC140967205 gene encoding large ribosomal subunit protein eL42, with amino-acid sequence MVNVPKTKKTYCKSKECKKHTLHKVTQYKKGKDSLAVQGKRRYDRKQSGYGGQTKPVFHKKAKTTKKIVLRLQCQGCKHVSQHPIKRCKHFEIGGDKKGKGTSLF; translated from the exons ATG GTGAACGTACCCAAGACAAAGAAGACTTACTGCAAATCAAAGGAGTGCAAAAAGCACACCTTGCATAAGGTTACCCAGTACAAGAAGGGAAAAGATAGCTTAGCTGTTCAGGGGAAGCGCCGTTATGATCGAAAGCAGTCAGGTTACGGTGGCCAGACCAAGCCTGTCTTCCACAAGAAG GCAAAAACAACCAAGAAGATTGTGTTGAGGTTGCAATGTCAAGGTTGCAAACATGTTTCCCAGCACCCTATCAAA AGGTGCAAGCACTTCGAGATTGGTGGAGACAAGAAAGGGAAAGGAACTTCCCTTTTCTAA
- the LOC140967208 gene encoding RHOMBOID-like protein 12, mitochondrial, translating into MQRQLCHKLLSKISRNASSDSISQNPFISYTLKSNTNPSLYQQSFSRSHSWKLPDLNGVTGGIRNGFLSSSVLSRRIFSSTILKGQSKGLVNGTVWIQPRRYFHSFDSQYRGWKSVFRRLTTDGVVIGLIITNVAVFMLWRIASPQFMLKNFMISVDNFASGRLHTLVTSAFSHSDVWHLISNMVGLYFFGLSIGRTFGPEYLMKLYLSGALAGSVFYLVYHAFVAPLYQRSQMPGIDPSKVPGMGASGAVNAIMLLDIFLYPTKTLYIDFIIPVPAVLLGIFLIGNDMLRILEGDRQISGSAHLGGATVAAIAWARNRRGRFGRF; encoded by the exons ATGCAGAGGCAACTCTGTCACAAGCTTCTTTCTAAAATCTCCAGAAATGCCAGCAGCGACTCAATTTCCCAAAATCCCTTCATTTCATACACATTGAAAAGCAACACTAACCCATCATTGTACCAGCAGTCATTTTCTCGGTCTCATTCATGGAAATTACCCGATCTCAATGGAGTAACAGGGGGGATTCGAAATGGGTTTTTATCAAGTTCAGTTCTTTCTAGGAGGATTTTCTCAAGCACCATTTTGAAGGGGCAAAGCAAAGGTCTTGTCAATGGTACGGTTTGGATTCAACCTAGAAGATATTTTCATTCCTTTGATTCCCAGTACCGCGGCTG GAAATCAGTTTTTAGAAGGCTCACAACTGATGGAGTTGTGATAGGCTTGATCATAACAAATGTCGCTGTTTTTATGTTATGGAGAATTGCAAGCCCTCAATTTATGTTGAAGAATTTCATG atatcagttgataatttTGCAAGTGGCCGATTGCACACATTGGTAACCTCAGCATTCAGTCATAGCGACGTGTGGCATCTCATTTCTAATATGGTTGGCCTCTACTTCTTTGGATTGAGT ATTGGAAGAACTTTTGGACCTGaatatttgatgaagttgtATCTCTCTGGAGCACTTGCTGGCTCTGTCTTTTATTTGGTATACCATGCCTTTGTAGCTCCGTTATACCAG AGAAGCCAAATGCCAGGTATCGACCCTTCCAAAGTTCCAGGAATG GGCGCTAGTGGTGCAGTAAACGCGATAATGCTGCTTGATATTTTTCTCTATCCGACAAAGACATTATATATTGATTTCATAATACCTGTTCCAGCTGTTTTACTA GGAATCTTTCTCATCGGCAACGATATGTTGAGAATATTAGAG GGGGATCGCCAAATCTCTGGATCTGCCCATTTAGGTGGGGCTACGGTCGCGGCCATAGCATGGGCTCGTAATAGGAGGGGACGTTTCGGACGCTTTTAA
- the LOC140967204 gene encoding histone deacetylase 5-like isoform X1 has protein sequence MESNSGTESSLNGRNTDDPPIRRRVGLLYDDRMCKHENPDDDYHPENPNRIRVILDKLNSSGICQRTVVSMLAASRCVVLEAKEVDDNSLALVHAKSHIEFIKNVSSKYSGLRRKRMAAKFNSIYFNDGSSEAACLAAGSVIEVAEKVVRGELDSGFAIVRPPGHHAEKTEPMGFCLYNNVAVATSYLLNDKPKFGISKILIVDWDVHHGNGTQKMFYNDPRVLFFSVHRHEFGSFYPANDDGSYFMIGEGPGSGYNINVPWENGKCGDADYLAVWDHILIPVAKEFNPEMIIISAGFDAAIGDPLGGCRVSPYGYSIMLDKLMEFAGGKIVMALEGGYNLNSLANSAQACVEVLLQHKPITGSVEAYPLESTWRVIQAVRQELSEYWPTLAANLTDTVISRRTSFIEISSSDSDVEHEKSPRTVTAKLNFLKDVVQPFLNLKVNEDGQDEDAVTMPSWRSELSKIDVWYAAYGSNMNVSRFRCYIEGGQTEGMRKQCVGAIDKSPFKEIMWKTFPHRLFFGRDYTATWGPGGVAFLHPRSNFQEKTYTRLYKITLEQFNDVLHQENISSYDMGRPLFDFTALQTIETEKCISVEFVQRGWYHNVVYLGKENDVPILTMTCTLSDVDNFISGVFPINPPSKEYTTMLVKGMVEGNQLTEEEALAYIKEASTKAL, from the exons ATGGAGTCGAACTCTGGGACTGAGAGTAGTTTGAACGGAAGAAACACCGATGACCCTCCAATACGACGGCGTGTGGGGCTTCTCTACGATGACAGAATGTGCAAACACGAGAACCCAGATGATGATTACCATCCGGAAAACCCGAATCGCATTCGTGTCATTTTGGACAAGCTCAATTCCTCTGGAATTTGTCAAAG AACTGTTGTATCAATGCTTGCTGCTTCCAGATGCGTAGTTTTGGAAGCAAAAGAAGTTGACGATAACTCTCTAGCTTTGGTTCACGCCAAAAGTCACATTGAGTTCATCAAAAATGTTAGTTCTAAATACTCAGGCTTAAGGAGAAAAAGAATGGCTGCAAAATTTAACTCCATTTATTTCAATGATGGCTCATCGGAGGCTGCTTGCCTTGCTGCCGGTTCTGTTATAGAG GTCGCAGAGAAAGTTGTTAGAGGGGAATTGGATTCTGGATTTGCTATTGTTAGGCCTCCTGGACATCATGCAGAAAAAACTGAACCAATGGGATTTTGTCTTTACAACAATGTTGCTGTTGCTACAAGTTATCTGTTGAATGACAAA CCGAAGTTTGGTATCAGCAAAATTCTGATTGTTGATTGGGATGTACACCATGGAAATGGAACTCAAAAGATGTTCTACAATGATCCTCGAGTGCTTTTCTTCTCTGTACATAG GCATGAATTCGGAAGTTTCTATCCAGCAAATGATGATGGGTCGTATTTCATGATTGGAGAAGGACCAGGTTCTGGATACAACATTAATGTTCCATGGGAGAACGGGAAGTGTGGAGATGCCGACTATCTTGCTGTTTGGGATCATATATTGATTCCTGTTGCCAAGGAGTTCAATCCCGAAATGATAATTATCTCAGCTGGTTTTGATGCAG CCATAGGTGATCCTCTTGGGGGCTGCCGAGTTAGTCCGTATGGATACTCGATCATGCTTGACAAG TTGATGGAGTTTGCGGGAGGGAAAATAGTCATGGCACTTGAAGGAGGATATAATCTGAATTCATTGGCAAATTCAGCCCAAGCTTGTGTCGAAGTATTGCTACAACACAAGCCTATAACTGGGTCCGTGGAGGCTTATCCACTTGAGTCTACTTGGCGTGTGATACAGGCA GTACGCCAGGAATTAAGTGAATATTGGCCAACCCTTGCTGCAAATTTGACTGATACGGTGATAAGCCGGAGAACATCTTTTATTGAG ATCTCAAGCTCTGATTCTGACGTTGAGCATGAGAAGAGTCCGCGAACTGTTACAGCAAAACTTAATTTCTTGAAGGATGTTGTACAACCTTTTTTGAACCTTAAAGTAAATGAAGATGGTCAAG ATGAAGATGCTGTTACTATGCCTTCTTGGAGATCAGAACTTTCAAAAATAGACGTTTGGTATGCTGCGTACGGATCAAACATGAATGTGTCAAGGTTTCGCTGCTATATCGAGGGTGGACAG ACAGAAGGAATGCGAAAACAGTGTGTCGGTGCAATTGACAAAAGCCCGTTCAAAGAGATTATGTGGAAAACTTTCCCTCATCGATTATTCTTTGGTCGTGATTATACTGCTACATGGGGTCCCGGAGGTGTTGCTTTTCTTCATCCGAGAAGTAATTTTCAGGAGAAAACTTACACACGTCTGTACAAAATAAC GCTTGAACAGTTTAATGATGTGTTACACCAGGAAAATATTTCCAGCTACGACATGGGTCGGCCCTTATTTGATTTTACTGCTTTGCAAACTATAGAAACTGAGAAGTGCATTTCGGTGGAGTTTGTTCAG AGAGGCTGGTACCATAATGTCGTCTACTTGGGAAAGGAGAACGACGTTCCAATTCTGACAATGAC GTGCACGCTTTCAGATGTTGATAATTTCATATCCGGTGTATTTCCCATCAATCCACCCAGCAAAGAGTACACAACTATGTTGGTAAAAGGAATGGTAGAAGGAAACCAACTCACAGAAGAGGAAGCCCTGGCATACATAAAGGAAGCATCCACCAAAGCATTGTGA
- the LOC140967204 gene encoding histone deacetylase 5-like isoform X2: MESNSGTESSLNGRNTDDPPIRRRVGLLYDDRMCKHENPDDDYHPENPNRIRVILDKLNSSGICQRCVVLEAKEVDDNSLALVHAKSHIEFIKNVSSKYSGLRRKRMAAKFNSIYFNDGSSEAACLAAGSVIEVAEKVVRGELDSGFAIVRPPGHHAEKTEPMGFCLYNNVAVATSYLLNDKPKFGISKILIVDWDVHHGNGTQKMFYNDPRVLFFSVHRHEFGSFYPANDDGSYFMIGEGPGSGYNINVPWENGKCGDADYLAVWDHILIPVAKEFNPEMIIISAGFDAAIGDPLGGCRVSPYGYSIMLDKLMEFAGGKIVMALEGGYNLNSLANSAQACVEVLLQHKPITGSVEAYPLESTWRVIQAVRQELSEYWPTLAANLTDTVISRRTSFIEISSSDSDVEHEKSPRTVTAKLNFLKDVVQPFLNLKVNEDGQDEDAVTMPSWRSELSKIDVWYAAYGSNMNVSRFRCYIEGGQTEGMRKQCVGAIDKSPFKEIMWKTFPHRLFFGRDYTATWGPGGVAFLHPRSNFQEKTYTRLYKITLEQFNDVLHQENISSYDMGRPLFDFTALQTIETEKCISVEFVQRGWYHNVVYLGKENDVPILTMTCTLSDVDNFISGVFPINPPSKEYTTMLVKGMVEGNQLTEEEALAYIKEASTKAL, translated from the exons ATGGAGTCGAACTCTGGGACTGAGAGTAGTTTGAACGGAAGAAACACCGATGACCCTCCAATACGACGGCGTGTGGGGCTTCTCTACGATGACAGAATGTGCAAACACGAGAACCCAGATGATGATTACCATCCGGAAAACCCGAATCGCATTCGTGTCATTTTGGACAAGCTCAATTCCTCTGGAATTTGTCAAAG ATGCGTAGTTTTGGAAGCAAAAGAAGTTGACGATAACTCTCTAGCTTTGGTTCACGCCAAAAGTCACATTGAGTTCATCAAAAATGTTAGTTCTAAATACTCAGGCTTAAGGAGAAAAAGAATGGCTGCAAAATTTAACTCCATTTATTTCAATGATGGCTCATCGGAGGCTGCTTGCCTTGCTGCCGGTTCTGTTATAGAG GTCGCAGAGAAAGTTGTTAGAGGGGAATTGGATTCTGGATTTGCTATTGTTAGGCCTCCTGGACATCATGCAGAAAAAACTGAACCAATGGGATTTTGTCTTTACAACAATGTTGCTGTTGCTACAAGTTATCTGTTGAATGACAAA CCGAAGTTTGGTATCAGCAAAATTCTGATTGTTGATTGGGATGTACACCATGGAAATGGAACTCAAAAGATGTTCTACAATGATCCTCGAGTGCTTTTCTTCTCTGTACATAG GCATGAATTCGGAAGTTTCTATCCAGCAAATGATGATGGGTCGTATTTCATGATTGGAGAAGGACCAGGTTCTGGATACAACATTAATGTTCCATGGGAGAACGGGAAGTGTGGAGATGCCGACTATCTTGCTGTTTGGGATCATATATTGATTCCTGTTGCCAAGGAGTTCAATCCCGAAATGATAATTATCTCAGCTGGTTTTGATGCAG CCATAGGTGATCCTCTTGGGGGCTGCCGAGTTAGTCCGTATGGATACTCGATCATGCTTGACAAG TTGATGGAGTTTGCGGGAGGGAAAATAGTCATGGCACTTGAAGGAGGATATAATCTGAATTCATTGGCAAATTCAGCCCAAGCTTGTGTCGAAGTATTGCTACAACACAAGCCTATAACTGGGTCCGTGGAGGCTTATCCACTTGAGTCTACTTGGCGTGTGATACAGGCA GTACGCCAGGAATTAAGTGAATATTGGCCAACCCTTGCTGCAAATTTGACTGATACGGTGATAAGCCGGAGAACATCTTTTATTGAG ATCTCAAGCTCTGATTCTGACGTTGAGCATGAGAAGAGTCCGCGAACTGTTACAGCAAAACTTAATTTCTTGAAGGATGTTGTACAACCTTTTTTGAACCTTAAAGTAAATGAAGATGGTCAAG ATGAAGATGCTGTTACTATGCCTTCTTGGAGATCAGAACTTTCAAAAATAGACGTTTGGTATGCTGCGTACGGATCAAACATGAATGTGTCAAGGTTTCGCTGCTATATCGAGGGTGGACAG ACAGAAGGAATGCGAAAACAGTGTGTCGGTGCAATTGACAAAAGCCCGTTCAAAGAGATTATGTGGAAAACTTTCCCTCATCGATTATTCTTTGGTCGTGATTATACTGCTACATGGGGTCCCGGAGGTGTTGCTTTTCTTCATCCGAGAAGTAATTTTCAGGAGAAAACTTACACACGTCTGTACAAAATAAC GCTTGAACAGTTTAATGATGTGTTACACCAGGAAAATATTTCCAGCTACGACATGGGTCGGCCCTTATTTGATTTTACTGCTTTGCAAACTATAGAAACTGAGAAGTGCATTTCGGTGGAGTTTGTTCAG AGAGGCTGGTACCATAATGTCGTCTACTTGGGAAAGGAGAACGACGTTCCAATTCTGACAATGAC GTGCACGCTTTCAGATGTTGATAATTTCATATCCGGTGTATTTCCCATCAATCCACCCAGCAAAGAGTACACAACTATGTTGGTAAAAGGAATGGTAGAAGGAAACCAACTCACAGAAGAGGAAGCCCTGGCATACATAAAGGAAGCATCCACCAAAGCATTGTGA